A genomic segment from Methanolobus zinderi encodes:
- a CDS encoding helix-turn-helix transcriptional regulator — translation MDTRLLDVLFRSEKRKNMLLLLQNGPLETAELLKNLNTNRQALLPQIKILENSYLVIHYEDSYELTSIGKLIVSKMKPLLGTVDILDTDIDYWGKRNMDFCPPFLLERIHELSSCSIVKPSLVNLYEINKDFIEMCSTSKDLYFIFTFTHPDIPPLISQFIESDMNIHIIITNELYQKLREEHSERVKRFIDSGRVRYYLYQSDIKLFSFALNDDCIILRLLTEDGSYDYKQAVCCNPHAIKWGKELFDHYLKDSTLISEI, via the coding sequence ATGGATACCCGGTTGCTGGATGTTTTGTTCAGGTCTGAAAAGAGAAAGAATATGCTCTTACTGCTTCAAAACGGCCCCCTTGAAACAGCTGAGTTGCTCAAAAATCTGAATACAAACAGACAGGCACTGCTTCCCCAAATAAAAATACTTGAAAACAGTTATCTTGTTATTCATTATGAAGACAGTTATGAATTAACCAGCATCGGGAAGCTTATAGTAAGTAAAATGAAACCACTTCTGGGTACTGTTGACATCCTGGATACTGATATTGACTATTGGGGAAAAAGGAATATGGATTTTTGTCCTCCTTTCCTCTTGGAAAGGATACATGAACTAAGCTCATGCAGCATAGTGAAACCCAGTCTTGTTAATCTTTACGAGATAAACAAGGACTTCATTGAGATGTGCAGCACATCAAAGGATCTGTACTTTATTTTCACTTTCACCCATCCTGATATCCCACCTCTTATATCTCAGTTTATTGAAAGCGATATGAATATACATATAATCATCACCAATGAGCTGTATCAAAAGCTCAGGGAAGAACACAGTGAAAGAGTAAAGAGGTTCATCGATAGTGGCAGGGTCAGATATTACCTATATCAAAGTGATATCAAACTGTTCTCGTTTGCACTCAATGACGATTGTATAATTCTGAGATTATTGACAGAAGACGGATCATACGATTACAAACAGGCTGTTTGTTGCAATCCCCATGCGATTAAATGGGGAAAGGAACTCTTTGATCATTACCTCAAAGATTCAACTCTGATAAGCGAAATTTAA
- a CDS encoding response regulator encodes MKSILVVEDSPINMELTVCLLEYDGYEVSKAMNAEQALQQLGNKEFDLILLDIQLPGMDGLELLGLIKNKEKIKDIPVVALTANAMTGDKEKFLEAGCSGYIAKPFSTHEFSETVASFL; translated from the coding sequence ATGAAGAGTATACTTGTTGTAGAGGATAGTCCGATTAACATGGAGCTTACGGTATGTCTCCTTGAATATGACGGATATGAGGTTTCAAAGGCAATGAATGCAGAGCAGGCACTCCAGCAGCTGGGGAACAAAGAGTTTGACCTTATATTACTGGATATTCAGTTACCGGGCATGGACGGGCTGGAATTGCTCGGACTGATCAAAAACAAGGAAAAGATAAAAGATATCCCGGTGGTTGCCCTGACTGCCAATGCAATGACAGGAGATAAGGAAAAGTTCCTTGAAGCTGGTTGTTCCGGATATATAGCAAAACCTTTCAGTACTCATGAATTCAGTGAAACTGTGGCAAGCTTTCTGTAA